A stretch of Dysidea avara chromosome 5, odDysAvar1.4, whole genome shotgun sequence DNA encodes these proteins:
- the LOC136256438 gene encoding uncharacterized protein produces MCTDTHALTEATMVKGIMPDAVPMLESQTDLDVDDFCVEIGIPPKEETGAGLLPHTITKSSLEGIPNDAMACSSNDATPTINTEVKSQELEFSDLKKRKPQEGKRTQQQIRIVLKKVETLSFNIIDKDKLKVLKGKCDELEVLARDLAPSTDGLILRPSLSSTLTARRAKLKFKSRFSSLTTIHCKRGRKRQDWRIRNRVGVKAAKLRKALLEDNSCSGPNGKDCGIDITEPSTSGVDNAISSTAATVQRVERAGKKRSWCKCCGCVQDDCGDCCNCKDMKRFGGPGKKKKRCKHRQCLNTGRTSHQKLPAVVMPGVQPAKKTEVSCTSLDQLEDSTVLNVEEELPPDKSIVITNMEDTPKATPNNEMVVLNEMNRLVKPIIGDGNCFYRSVAQIVYGDEMLHGKIRELLADFISRNRTHFQPYIDGDMVEYIARVRLTRVWGTAVELLAAASLFDIPVYTLVPYKDTYHWLCYKPLENAKLIYPKEPPPSRLHHIDHFELLNVHGCHYDVIASEDGGVYMLDRPLLSKTEDFLSLD; encoded by the exons ATGTGTACTGATACTCACGCACTGACAGAAGCAACAATGGTGAAAGGTATTATGCCTGATGCAGTGCCTATGCTGGAGAGTCAGACAGATCTAGATGTGGATGATTTCTGTGTGGAAATAGGGATTCCACCTAAGGAAGAAACTGGTGCCGGGTTACTGCCACACACGATCACAAAGAGTAGTCTTGAAGGCATCCCGAATGATGCGATGGCCTGCAGCTCAAATGATGCTACACCTACAATTAACACTGAAGTTAAGTCACAAGAATTAGAATTTTCCGATTTGAAGAAACGG AAACCTCAAGAAGGGAAGCGGACACAACAACAAATAAGAATTGTTTTAAAGAAAGTTGAAACATTGTCTTTTAATATCATAGATAAGGATAAGCTTAAGGTTTTAAAAGGCAAATGTGATGAGCTGGAAGTATTGGCCAGAGATTTGGCACCCTCAACTGATGGCCTTATCTTAAGGCCTAGCTTATCCAGTACACTAACTGCACGCAGAGCAAAGCTTAAGTTTAAGTCTAGATTTTCGTCATTGACTACTATTCATTGTAAAAGAGGTAGAAAGAGGCAAGATTGGAGAATTAGAAACAGAGTTGGTGTGAAGGCAGCCAAATTGAGAAAG GCATTGTTAGAAGATAACAGTTGCAGTGGCCCCAATGGAAaa GATTGCGGAATTGATATCACTGAACCTTCAACATCTGGTGTTGACAACGCTATATCATCAACAGCAGCAACTGTACAGAGAGTGGAAAGAGCAG gCAAGAAGAGATCTTGGTGTAAATGTTGTGGATGTGTACAAGATGATTGCGGTGACTGTTGTAACTGCAAGGATATGAAACGGTTTGGTGGCCCAGGAAAGAAAAAGAAGAGATGCAAGCATCGTCAATGTTTAAACACTG GCAGGACATCACATCAAAAGTTACCAGCTGTAGTCATGCCTGGAGTACAACCAGCCAAGAAAACAGAA GTATCATGCACTTCCCTAGACCAGTTAGAGGATTCAACAGTATTAAATGTTGAAG AGGAGCTGCCACCTGATAAAAGCATTGTCATCACAAATATGGAAGATACCCCAAAG GCTACTCCGAACAATGAAATGGTAGTACTGAATGAGATGAATCGTCTTGTTAAACCTATCATAGGCGATGGGAACTGCTTCTACCGCTCAGTGGCTCAAATTGTTTACGGTGATGAAATGTTACATGGAAAGATCAGGGAGTTGCTGGCTGATTTTATATCTAGGAACCGGACTCATTTTCAACCATACATTGATGGAGACATGGTTGAATACATAGCGAGAGTGCGGCTAACGAGGGTGTGGGGAACAGCTGTGGAGCTGTTAGCAGCAGCCTCACTTTTTGATATACCCGTGTATACATTAGTTCCTTACAAAGACACTTATCACTGGCTGTGCTACAAGCCCCTGGAGAATGCTAAGCTGATCTACCCAAAAGAGCCTCCTCCTTCACGGCTACATCACATAGATCACTTTGAACTCCTTAATGTGCATGGCTGTCATTATGATGTTATTGCTTCTGAAGATGGAGGAGTATACATGCTTGACAGACCCCTGCTTAGTAAAACTGAAGATTTCCTTAGCTTAGATTAA
- the LOC136256528 gene encoding uncharacterized protein, giving the protein MPGKRQKKRQGPHSRSCIGRKFKYGRLERKTDCTAVQDLQPVAEDLHDEEDLHDEDLHNEEDLHNEEDLHDEEDFQSVKESLEKYGSPNRWFFTYSDEKEEIQCFQVCQQSAAASSSSSLYFSRRVVVKNDLSWHVYAGNHLVSTNNSILSSHSITASYTVLKGLMQGVSMATLCCGNFEAEFIEVAHLRKGKFLSPNNELVAVLDESMCISVDGIEYSATVRHVNCSVLLEEGQSVCLVCVEYRNTLRSIVSRTRRRRIVTSQLTHANIRYLCRMRTPHRSPYIRSLQKAIKTKNMQIKRLNTKVKKLMQSKVCVEIDSSLSSDIQKVIDDHKVLEGDDFKRIFWEQQVKASKAKKSGVRWHPLFIRLCLNIMLTSGKAYDVIRESGFVHLPSRRTLRDYTHWHKIRPGFDATVVNHLRKEAQVDTLADWQKYVVLSFDEMKVREDLVFDKTTGLITGFVDYGTQSLDERFSALQEECTRTLPLRKRTVATHMLTMMV; this is encoded by the exons ATGCCTGGCAAGCGGCAGAAGAAGAGACAGGGACCTCATAGCCGAAGCTGTATTGGCAGGAAATTTAAATACGGAAGATTGGAAAGAAAGACAGACTGTACTGCTGTACAGGACTTACAG CCAGTAGCAGAAGACCTACATGATGAAGAAGACCTACATGATGAAGACCTACATAATGAAGAAGATCTACATAATGAAGAAGATCTACATGATGAAGAAGACTTTCAATCAGTAAAAGAAAGCCTAGAGAAATATGGTTCCCCAAACAGATGGTTTTTTACATATTCTGACGAGAAAGAGGAAATTCAATGTTTTCAAGTTTGCCAACAGTCAGCAgcagcatcatcatcatcgtccCTGTATTTCTCTCGGCGTGTAGTAGTCAAGAATGATCTCTCTTGGCATGTGTATGCTGGTAACCACTTAGTGTCAACAAATAACAGCATTTTGAGTAGCCACTCCATCACAGCTTCCTATACAGTACTGAAAGGCTTGATGCAAGGTGTGAGTATGGCTACTTTGTGTTGTGGAAATTTTGAAGCTGAATTTATTGAAGTAGCACATCTGAGAAAGGGCAAATTTTTATCACCTAATAATGAACTTGTAGCAGTTTTAGATGAGAGCATGTGCATCAGTGTAGATGGGATAGAATACTCAGCTACTGTTCGACATGTAAACTGCAGTGTACTGTTAGAGGAGGGGCAGTCAGTGTGTTTGGTGTGTGTTGAATATCGTAACACCCTTCGATCAATAGTGTCAAGGACCAGAAGACGTAGAATTGTTACAAGTCAATTGACTCATGCCAATATTAGATATTTGTGTCGAATGCGTACCCCACACAGATCACCTTATATCCGGTCCCTACAGAAAGCAATCAAGACCAAAAATATGCAAATTAAACGGCTTAACACAAAGGTGAAGAAATTGATGCAATCCAAAGTCTGTGTGGAAATTGATAGCAGCTTGAGCTCTGATATTCAGAAGGTGATTGATGACCACAAAGTATTGGAAGGTGATGATTTCAAACGGATTTTTTGGGAACAACAG GTGAAAGCAAGCAAAGCAAAGAAGAGTGGCGTCAGATGGCATCCCCTTTTCATAAGATTGTGTCTTAATATAATGTTAACATCTGGGAAAGCCTATGATGTCATACGTGAATCTGGTTTTGTTCACTTGCCATCTAGGAGAACTTTGCGTGATTACACCCACTGGCACAAGATCAGGCCAGGTTTTGATGCTACTGTAGTCAACCATCTGAGAAAGGAGGCCCAAGTTGATACATTGGCAGATTGGCAGAA GTATGTAGTCTTATCATTCGATGAGATGAAAGTCCGGGAGGATTTAGTGTTTGATAAGACAACTGGTCTGATCACTGGGTTTGTTGACTATGGCACACAGAGCTTGGATGAACGTTTCTCAGCATTGCAAGAAGAATGTACCCGGACCCTCCCATTACGAAAGCGTACTGTAGCAACACACATGCTAACCATGATG GTATGA
- the LOC136256529 gene encoding uncharacterized protein, with the protein MLNDRPLTYVSTDISDPEPLTPAHLMYGRRIVSAPHPIDDQEEITDPSYLTDKDMRKAVNKHSRLIQQFWLRWKREYLTALREFHKASGNNKQCIKKGDVVLVHDDTPRLHWKLAIVDDLVEGNDGLVRSAHISTANYKTNRPITRLYPLEVVSNPNNNLTGESTEDSSTPVSMQQQSNTDVQSDGPVLPRPKRAAATRAMKTISEWTNTLRRPPEKM; encoded by the coding sequence ATGCTTAACGATCGACCACTTACTTATGTGTCTACCGATATTTCCGACCCTGAACCTCTTACCCCGGCTCACCTCATGTACGGCAGAAGAATAGTGTCTGCTCCACACCCTATTGATGACCAGGAGGAGATCACTGATCCATCCTACTTGACTGACAAAGACATGAGAAAGGCTGTAAACAAGCACTCAAGACTTATTCAACAGTTCTGGCTTCGTTGGAAAAGGGAATATTTAACTGCCCTTAGAGAATTTCACAAAGCTTCAGGAAATAACAAACAGTGCATCAAGAAGGGTGATGTTGTGTTGGTCCATGATGACACCCCAAGACTCCACTGGAAGTTGGCTATAGTGGATGATCTAGTCGAGGGAAATGATGGATTAGTTCGCTCAGCCCACATTTCAACTGCTAACTACAAGACTAATAGACCCATCACCAGACTATATCCGTTGGAAGTTGTCAGCAATCCAAATAACAATTTGACTGGAGAGAGTACAGAGGATAGTTCAACCCCAGTAAGTATGCAACAACAATCTAATACTGATGTTCAAAGTGATGGTCCAGTACTACCAAGACCTAAGAGAGCAGCTGCTACTAGAGCTATGAAGACAATTTCAGAGTGGACTAATACACTACGCCGCCCCCCGGAGAAAATGTAG
- the LOC136256531 gene encoding uncharacterized protein — MFIQQTHKKLHHAGVSTTVTALRQVFWIPTIRQRVKKQLRQCVTCNRLMGKPYQAPDPPPLPRMRVEASQPFKVTGVDFTGALYVRDTTGERKVYICLFTCACTRAVHLEIVHDLTVDSFLLAFRRFSSRKSLPTQMLSDNASTYLAAAEEIKQLFESDDLKEALGRQHVTWSFIPKRAPWYGGFWERLIGLTK; from the coding sequence atgtttatacaacaaaCACACAAGAAGCTTCACCATGCTGGAGTCAGTACCACCGTAACCGCGTTGAGACAAGTCTTCTGGATTCCGACTATTCGACAACGTGTCAAGAAGCAGCTACGCCAGTGTGTGACATGCAATAGACTCATGGGTAAACCTTACCAAGCTCCAGATCCTCCACCGTTACCAAGAATGCGTGTAGAAGCATCTCAGCCATTTAAAGTCACAGGAGTTGACTTCACTGGGGCACTGTATGTAAGAGACACAACAGGAGAGAGGAAGGTTTACATATGCTTGTTTACCTGCGCCTGTACTAGGGCAGTTCATTTAGAAATTGTACATGACTTAACTGTGGATAGTTTTTTACTTGCTTTTCGTAGATTCTCGAGCCGAAAGTCACTCCCAACACAGATGCTATCTGACAATGCCTCTACTTATCTTGCTGCTGCGGAGGAAATTAAGCAACTGTTTGAATCTGATGATCTGAAGGAAGCTTTGGGGCGTCAACATGTCACATGGAGTTTTATACCTAAACGGGCCCCATGGTATGGGGGGTTTTGGGAGCGCCTTATAGGCCTCACAAAGTAG
- the LOC136255733 gene encoding uncharacterized protein, protein MEDLTRLQASRKAYKSHVTRLYNKIDDLFNSETDDYTITTLTTAVEQLSSKQTKIAELDERITTLIKEPEELTEAMIEAGELEDSIRDKIAKVKRFIELNKNSVKPHTLINPTTQPSTEMGPLLSNPHIQPMSSATTLSLEASPLLNSTHQTVSTIVSSAPIPSSVSLATQPTASSNATVTTVPLVTPLLLPSLVPATNTTASLNSLALPMLPETTITSTTNLSSHSSITTPEQRSHVHASLQSANSRLPKLTLPTFSGDPLSWQTFWDSFNAAVHTNPALGGIQKFNYLKAQLQGDAARAIAGLPLTELNYQHSVALLEERFGQPHKLINAHMQVLLDMPNATTSLTSLRLLYDTVATHTRALASLGKSKDSYGDIMVSVILKKLPAEIRRNLAREQANTEWTFDDLTAAILKEIRVLESGYQPTDLHASSRSTATFYVGSKSNSPGSHSGTKKSTACVFCKGPHPSHSCVTTDQQARIDIVKKENLCFNCLGHHKISQCTSRFRCKKCKKRHHTSLCSSETPRPNDSRSSNQGGASSDVQVVPATTAGLLTSALNSHSHNYTCLLKTAVTPVIAGSIKTQANILFDEGAQRSFISAELATELCIQPTSTQGMALASFGTTTASYQELGVATVEIETISGEVIPISVLVIPSIAAPIQSSINSSVRNMSYLQGLKLAHPVTSNHQFKISILIGTDYYWTFIQDHIVRGDGPTAQQSKLGYLLSGPVPSPLLESSSSVLLQLTSAVPTPEAPDLEQFWSVEAIGTTSDKSSDSSFLQTYQDTCVYQSPTGMYVARFPWKEDRPFLPSNFAICQKRTTHLLNKLRGTPQLLKIYDEIILEQERRGFIERINDHSTNNTHYLPHRPVKKDSTTTPIRIVYDCSCREHSNSPSLNDCLMVGPPFLNNLCAILLRFRNHNYALSTDIEKAFLHVQLHNDDRNFTRFLWPKLPDKPDSKFQAYRFAVVPFGSCSSPFMLAAVLNLHLNNTPSPIADDMKENLYVDNILSGCDTEEEVVQYYTQARTIMGKAKFNLRSWSSNSQQLQELVAKEKTGDPSTTVGILGLQWNIATDTLSLSPKKLSTNTSLLTKRDVLQTSSQIYDPLGWATPITIKAKILLQDIWQSKLSWDEPLPTDIRDRWIGILADLFELPKLTIPRPYFTPSNRRYNTCNMYVFSDASTKAYGTVVYLCQQGEVCLVMSKSRVAPTRTVTLPKLELMAAVMASRLANFVKSSLHSYNLSTNTHLWTDSQIVLYWIYKQTSSKPFINHRVTEIVNSFPPKMWSFTPTSDNPADLLTRGISAQQLFSSQLWLQGPCWLPSESEWPKWLPTGILHINIAEAEEEVEVTTPEDDASITTD, encoded by the exons ATGGAGGACCTAACACGCCTTCAAGCTTCCCGGAAGGCCTACAAGTCACACGTCACGAGGCTCTACAATAAGATTGACGACTTGTTTAACTCCGAGACCGACGATTATACTATCACAACCTTGACTACTGCCGTCGAACAACTGAGCAGCAAACAGACTAAGATCGCTGAGCTAGATGAACGGATCACCACGCTGATTAAGGAACCTGAGGAGCTCACTGAGGCTATGATCGAAGCTGGAGAACTCGAGGACTCAATCAGGGATAAGATTGCTAAGGTGAAGAGGTTTATAGAGCTAAATAAGAACAGTGTAAAGCCACATACATTGATAAACCCCACCACTCAACCATCAACTGAGATGGGTCCATTACTATCAAATCCACATATACAACCTATGAGCTCAGCCACTACACTATCACTAGAAGCTAGTCCACTGTTAAACTCTACACACCAGACTGTATCAACCATTGTTAGTAGTGCCCCAATACCGTCCAGTGTTAGTCTAGCAACTCAACCAACAGCAAGCAGCAATGCCACAGTCACAACAGTGCCACTCGTTACCCCGCTGCTGTTACCTTCTCTAGTGCCTGCTACAAACACCACAGCAAGTCTTAATTCTTTAGCACTTCCAATGTTACCAGAGACCACTATTACAAGTACAACAAACCTTTCAAGTCATAGCTCTATTACCACCCCAGAACAGAGAAGCCATGTACATGCCTCCTTACAATCAGCTAACAGTCGTCTCCCTAAGCTCACATTGCCTACTTTCTCTGGAGACCCCTTAAGCTGGCAAACTTTCTGGGACTCATTCAATGCAGCAGTGCACACAAATCCTGCCTTAGGTGGTATACAAAAGTTTAACTACTTGAAGGCCCAGTTACAAGGAGACGCTGCAAGAGCCATAGCAGGTCTTCCACTCACAGAGCTGAACTACCAGCATTCAGTTGCACTACTTGAAGAGAGATTTGGACAGCCCCACAAACTGATCAATGCACACATGCAAGTCCTGTTAGATATGCCTAATGCTACTACAAGCCTTACCAGTCTCCGTCTGCTTTATGACACAGTTGCAACACACACAAGGGCACTTGCTTCTTTGGGGAAGTCGAAGGACTCGTATGGTGATATAATGGTGTCAGTTATATTGAAGAAGCTCCCTGCAGAGATTAGAAGAAATCTTGCACGAGAACAGGCAAATACTGAGTGGACGTTTGACGATTTGACAGCAGCTATTTTGAAAGAGATCAGAGTTCTTGAATCTGGTTACCAACCAACAGATTTACATGCTTCCTCCAGAAGCACAGCGACATTTTATGTTGGATCCAAGAGCAATTCCCCAGGTTCTCACTCAGGTACTAAGAAAAGTACAGCTTGTGTCTTTTGTAAGGGCCCACATCCTTCACACTCCTGTGTTACAACAGATCAGCAAGCACGGATTGACATAGTTAAGAAGGAAAACTTGTGTTTTAACTGTTTGGGCCATCATAAGATCTCTCAATGCACATCCAGATTTCGCTGCAAGAAATGCAAGAAACGACATCACACAAGTCTGTGCAGCAGTGAGACACCTAGACCCAATGACAGCAGAAGCAGTAACCAAGGTGGTGCATCATCTGATGTTCAAGTTGTCCCTGCCACAACAGCTGGTCTGCTTACTTCAGCACTTAATAGTCACTCCCACAACTATACTTGTTTATTGAAGACAGCTGTTACCCCTGTTATTGCTGGCTCCATCAAGACACAGGCCAACATCTTATTCGATGAAGGAGCTCAACGCTCATTTATTTCTGCTGAACTTGCCACTGAACTGTGCATTCAGCCGACTTCAACACAAGGAATGGCACTAGCATCCTTTGGCACTACTACAGCTTCATACCAAGAGCTTGGTGTGGCAACTGTAGAGATTGAGACGATATCCGGTGAAGTTATTCCAATATCAGTTCTGGTTATACCATCAATAGCAGCTCCTATTCAAAGCTCAATCAACTCTTCGGTCAGAAACATGTCGTATTTACAAGGTCTCAAGTTGGCACACCCAGTAACCTCCAACCATCAATTCAAGATTTCCATCCTCATTGGGACCGACTATTATTGGACATTTATCCAAGATCACATAGTCAGAGGAGACGGTCCCACAGCTCAGCAATCCAAGCTGGGCTATTTGCTGTCAGGACCAGTACCTTCTCCACTTCTAGAATCATCATCGTCAGTTCTTTTACAACTCACTTCAGCAGTACCTACTCCAGAAGCACCAGATCTAGAACAATTCTGGTCAGTAGAAGCAATTGGCACTACCAGTGACAAATCATCTGACTCATCATTCCTACAGACATACCAAGATACTTGTGTTTATCAGTCACCCACAGGAATGTATGTAGCAAGATTCCCATGGAAGGAAGACAGACCATTCTTACCATCAAATTTTGCCATTTGTCAGAAGAGAACAACTCACCTGCTCAACAAGTTAAGGGGTACTCCACAACTCTTGAAGATCTATGATGAGATAATACTGGAACAAGAGAGACGTGGATTTATTGAGAGGATTAATGATCACAGTACCAACAATACACACTATTTACCACATCGCCCTGTGAAGAAGGATTCCACCACAACACCTATTCGTATCGTATACGACTGTAGCTGTAGAGAACATTCAAATTCTCCTAGTCTCAATGACTGTTTGATGGTGGGGCCTCCATTCCTTAATAACCTTTGTGCCATCTTACTCAGATTCCGTAATCATAATTATGCGCTTTCTACAGACATCGAGAAGGCCTTCTTACATGTTCAGTTGCATAATGATGATCGGAACTTTACTCGCTTCCTATGGCCAAAGCTACCAGATAAACCAGACAGCAAGTTTCAGGCATACCGCTTTGCAGTTGTACCATTTGGCTCCTGTAGTTCCCCCTTCATGCTTGCTGCTGTTCTTAATCTACATCTAAACAATACGCCTTCACCCATAGCTGATGATATGAAAGAGAATCTATACGTAGATAATATTTTGTCAGGCTGTGATACAGAGGAGGAAGTAGTACAGTACTACACTCAAGCTAGAACAATCATGGGTAAGGCAAAGTTTAATCTGCGGTCGTGGTCCTCTAACAGTCAACAGCTCCAAGAACTTGTAGCCAAAGAGAAGACAGGAGATCCTAGCACAACAGTTGGAATTTTGGGGTTACAGTGGAACATAGCAACTGATACTTTGTCACTCTCCCCAAAGAAGTTGTCCACTAACACAAGTCTACTTACCAAGAGAGACGTGTTGCAAACATCCTCACAAATCTATGATCCTCTAGGATGGGCTACACCCATTACAATTAAGGCCAAGATACTACTTCAAGATATTTGGCAAAGCAAGCTCTCTTGGGATGAGCCTCTACCAACTGATATCAGAGACAGATGGATCGGTATTCTTGCTGACTTGTTTGAGTTACCCAAGCTAACAATACCAAGACCCTACTTCACACCATCTAATCGGAGGTACAATACTTGTAACATGTATGTGTTTTCAGATGCCAGCACCAAAGCTTATGGCACAGTAGTGTACTTATGTCAGCAGGGCGAGGTCTGTTTAGTGATGTCCAAGAGCCGAGTTGCTCCTACCAGGACTGTTACACTACCCAAACTAGAGTTAATGGCTGCAGTAATGGCTTCTCGACTAGCTAACTTTGTCAAGTCTTCACTACATAGTTACAATCTGTCTACCAATACTCACCTATGGACTGATAGCCAAATTGTGCTGTATTGGATTTACAAACAGACCAGTTCAAAGCCATTTATCAATCACCGTGTCACTGAAATTGTCAACTCCTTCCCACCTAAGATGTGGTCATTTACTCCAACATCAGACAACCCAGCTGACCTACTTACAAGGGGCATATCAGCCCAGCAGTTATTTTCTTCACAGTTGTGGCTTCAAGGTCCCTGCTGGTTACCATCAGAATCTGAATGGCCCAAGTGGTTGCCAACAGGTATTCTACACATCAACATAGCAGAAGCTGAGGAGGAGGTAGAAGTGACTACACCAGAAGATGACGCCAGCATTACTACAG ACTAA